From the genome of Vicia villosa cultivar HV-30 ecotype Madison, WI linkage group LG2, Vvil1.0, whole genome shotgun sequence, one region includes:
- the LOC131653585 gene encoding uncharacterized protein LOC131653585, whose amino-acid sequence MAKGTDSNEFMVHSRVRTGLKREFAFAMKAQSEIDGSLGRTRGGSKNRNEPPVRVSPVGKRAKKTGPGKVVEDVGGGGLSEEEAKSDVVDLGSDDEPKNLESVFETVIDEKTVLGEALKEDKAMHEMEIEIESVKPNVSETLETLEEPKEEECNLDVKGGNVKKKKVALEKPVRRFTRSALKEKDEETKVLDNVDVGIDDVDVEKEETEVLPIMATPTPRKLNKSSKRFPIKLKDLLATGILDGLKVKYIKGQKARKPGENDFRGVIKDAGVLCFCGSCKGVQVVTPTVFELHAGSANKRPPEYTYLENGKNLREVMNACSSVSLEMLDDAVQMVLGDFIMQKSTICFNCREVISESSSGVSKLVCHSCMELKDTQVNRQSATTRSKNISSVVQPSSPETAAVSEPLKTEEAVPKSLNTEIVVPNSSNTDTVVPNSLDTEMVVSGSSNTQTIPKASNTGMKQSASRGKSRGKITRKDLRLHKLVFEDDVLPDGTEVGYYSHGKKLLVGYKKGYGIFCTCCNAEVSASQFEAHAGWSSRRKPYLHIYTSNGVSLHELSLSLSKDRRFSASDNDDLCSICQDGGDLLCCDGCPRAFHIDCVPLPCIPSGTWYCKYCQNNFLKESNVERNVNALAAGRIAGIDPLEQINRRCIRIVKSVAVDHGGCALCGCHDFVKLFGPRTVIICDQCEKEYHVGCLKEHNMQNLEELPEGNWFCSTGCSQIHSSLVNLVASGENYLPDSSLSLIKKKCKEKGVDTDVEKKDADISVVDKGVDAGVVDIGADAGVEGKGADSGADKEGADGGEEEKDAVTGVEEKGVDTVVEEKGGLDSIVKEKGVDTGVEEKCLDTDVGPEIKWRVLNWKLVVSDENKQLSNEYRQVLSKAVSIFHERFDPIVDSSSGRDFIPTMLFGKNIRGQDFGGMYCAVLTVNQVVVSAGVFRVFGPEVAELPLVATVAEYQGQGYFQCLFSCIERLLGSLSVKKLVLPAADEAESIWTNKFGFTKLEHDEINNYKRFYHMMIFQGTSVLQKPVPGLPSASQEIV is encoded by the exons ATGGCCAAAGGAACGGATTCGAACGAGTTTATGGTTCATTCTAGGGTTCGAACGGGTCTTAAGAGAGAGTTTGCATTTGCAATGAAGGCTCAATCTGAGATCGACGGTTCATTAGGTCGAACCCGTGGTGGTAGTAAGAACCGGAATGAGCCGCCGGTTCGGGTTTCTCCGGTTGGGAAAAGGGCGAAGAAAACCGGTCCAGGGAAGGTTGTTGAGGATGTTGGGGGTGGTGGGTTGAGTGAGGAAGAGGCTAAGAGTGATGTGGTGGATCTTGGGAGCGATGATGAACCTAAGAATCTGGAATCTGTTTTTGAAACTGTGATTGATGAAAAAACCGTGTTGGGTGAGGCATTGAAGGAAGATAAAGCTATGCATGAAATGGAAATTGAAATAGAAAGTGTAAAACCTAATGTTTCTGAAACCCTTGAAACCCTTGAGGAACCCAAAGAGGAAGAATGTAATCTTGATGTTAAGGGTGGTAATGTTAAGAAAAAGAAGGTGGCGTTGGAGAAACCGGTGAGAAGGTTTACGAGATCAGCattgaaagagaaagatgaggaAACTAAGGTTTTGGATAATGTTGATGTTGGAattgatgatgttgatgttgaAAAGGAAGAAACTGAGGTTTTACCCATTATGGCGACTCCGACGCCGAGGAAATTGAATAAATCTTCTAAGAGGTTTCCTATTAAGCTAAAAGATCTTTTGGCTACGGGGATACTTGATGGGTTGAAGGTGAAATATATCAAGGGACAGAAG GCTCGAAAACCTGGAGAAAACGATTTTCGAGGAGTGATTAAAGATGCTGGGGTTTTGTGCTTTTGTGGTAGTTGTAAGGGGGTTCAG GTTGTCACGCCGACAGTTTTTGAGTTGCATGCTGGTAGTGCTAATAAACGTCCCCCCGAGTATACTTACCTTGAGAATGGGAAAAACCTTCGAGAAGTCATGAATGCCTGTTCAAGTGTTTCGTTGGAGATGTTGGATGATGCTGTCCAAATGGTCCTTGGTGATTTCATTATGCAGAAATCTACTATCTGTTTCAACTGCCGAG AGGTAATTTCTGAATCTAGTAGTGGTGTGTCAAAACTAGTATGCCATTCATGCATGGAGTTGAAAGATACTCAAGTTAACCGTCAATCAGCAACAACACGCAGTAAAAATATTTCCTCAGTAGTTCAACCCag TTCACCAGAAACAGCAGCAGTTTCAGAACCATTAAAAACTGAGGAGGCGGTTCCAAAGTCATTAAACACTGAGATAGTGGTTCCTAACTCATCAAACACTGATACGGTGGTTCCCAACTCATTAGACACCGAGATGGTAGTTTCAGGGTCATCAAACACACAGACTATTCCAAAGGCATCAAACACTGGCATGAAGCAGAGTGCATCTCGTGGCAAGAGTCGGGGAAAAATAACTAGAAA GGATCTGCGGTTGCATAAGTTGGTATTTGAAGATGACGTGTTACCGGATGGAACTGAAGTGGGTTACTACTCTCATGGAAAG AAACTATTGGTCGGTTACAAGAAGGGATATGGAATTTTTTGTACCTGTTGCAATGCGGAAGTTAGTGCATCTCAGTTTGAAGCACATGCTGGATGGTCATCTCGACGCAAGCC TTACCTGCACATATATACCTCTAATGGAGTCTCACTACATGAGTTGTCCCTCTCTCTATCGAAAGATCGTAGATTTTCTGCCAGTGATAATGATGACCTTTGCAGCATATGTCAAGATGGAGGGGATCTTTTGTGTTGTGATGGATGCCCAAGGGCTTTTCACATAG ATTGTGTACCCCTGCCATGTATTCCTAGTGGTACTTGGTATTGTAAATACTGCCAGAATAATTTCCTGAAAGAGAGTAATGTGGAGCGCAACGTGAATGCTCTGGCAGCCGGAAGGATTGCAGGCATCGATCCTTTAGAGCAGATTAACAGAAGATGCATTCGAATTGTCAAAAGTGTAGCTGTTGACCACGGAGGATGTGCCCTGTGTGG ATgtcatgattttgttaaattatttGGTCCTCGGACAGTGATTATTTGTGATCAG TGTGAAAAGGAATATCATGTTGGGTGTTTGAAGGAGCATAACATGCAGAACCTAGAG GAATTGCCAGAAGGGAATTGGTTTTGTAGCACAGGTTGCAGTCAAATTCATTCTTCTCTAGTGAATTTGGTTGCTTCTGGGGAGAATTATCTCCCTGATTCTAGTCTAAGTTTGATTAAAAAGAAGTGTAAAGAGAAAGGTGTAGACACTGACGTCGAAAAGAAAGATGCAGACATTAGCGTTGTAGATAAAGGTGTAGACGCTGGCGTTGTTGATATAGGTGCGGACGCTGGCGTTGAAGGGAAAGGTGCTGACAGTGGTGCTGACAAAGAAGGTGCAGATGGTGGCGAAGAAGAGAAAGATGCAGTCACTGGCGTAGAAGAGAAAGGTGTCGACACTGTTGTTGAAGAGAAAGGAGGTTTGGACTCTATTGTTAAAGAGAAAGGTGTAGACACTGGCGTTGAAGAGAAATGTTTAGACACTGATGTTGGTCCTGAAATTAAATGGAGGGTTCTGAATTGGAAATTAGTTGTATCTGATGAAAATAAGCAATTGTCTAATGAATATAGGCAAGTGCTTTCAAAGGCtgtttccatcttccat GAGAGGTTTGATCCTATAGTTGATTCTTCTTCTGGCCGCGATTTCATTCCCACAATGCTGTTTGG AAAGAACATCCGCGGACAAGATTTTGGCGGAATGTACTGTGCAGTGCTCACTGTCAA cCAAGTTGTTGTTTCTGCTGGAGTATTTCGTGTTTTTGGGCCAGAAGTCGCAGAACTTCCCTTGGTGGCAACAGTTGCTGAGTACCAAGGACAG GGGTACTTTCAATGCCTATTCTCTTGCATTGAGAGACTACTTGGATCTCTTAGCGTGAAAAAACTTGTCCTACCGGCTGCTGATGAAGCTGAATCAATATGGACTAACAAATTTGGGTTTACAAAGCTCGAGCATGACGAG ATTAACAATTACAAGAGATTTTATCATATGATGATCTTTCAAGGGACCTCAGTACTACAAAAGCCTGTTCCTGGACTACCAAGTGCTTCTCAGGAGATTGTGTAA
- the LOC131647933 gene encoding uncharacterized protein LOC131647933 translates to MSPPFSTQPEPTIYYGLSTKYQDQYEYLQNMKKYNLEKQCPKLKANDLLNFHINVLSRSDDSNSVTHLNTLLHNYQEVSSKRFSQEGEDWIQSILFHLEISSKSVEGLAKRIVHEVHELFDFNQVIDSDLANGVGDCVSHRFTLHLRIVIENN, encoded by the exons aTGTCTCCACCCTTCTCTACACAACCAG AACCAACTATTTACTATGGATTGTCTACAAAATATCAAGATCAATATGAATACCTTCAAAATATGAAGAAGTATAATCTAGAGAAGCAATGCCCGAAACTCAAGGCCAATGATCTCTTAAATTTTCATATCAATGTTCTTTCCCGTTCTGATGATTCTAATTCGGTTACGCACCTTAACACATTACTCCACAATTATCAAGAAGTGAGTAGCAAAAGATTCTCACAAGAAGGTGAAGATTGGATTCAATCTATCTTGTTTCATCTGGAAATTTCATCTAAATCAGTTGAGGGACTAGCAAAGAGAATTGTGCATGAAGTTCATGAATTGTTCGAtttcaatcaagtgattgattctGATCTTGCTAATGGAGTTGGAGATTGTGTTTCTCATCGATTCACTTTGCATTTAAGAATTGTCATTGAAAATAATTAG